From Sander lucioperca isolate FBNREF2018 chromosome 14, SLUC_FBN_1.2, whole genome shotgun sequence, the proteins below share one genomic window:
- the ehmt2 gene encoding histone-lysine N-methyltransferase EHMT2 isoform X2 has product MSASETTTKEPPEGNDSETPAESLAGPSQVKKDNAAFTTAVDKKTEPMGGMPSMLSLQPGKDASRAGEEGEKWSPASSPNKPASGHAAKSLLSMSSSTSTSSTLSPGRAKMSVSGPGSSKSVLAPGSSSSSSSSSSSSSSSATASSSPSVSPGPPKIHRARKTMNRPPLGQISHVEAPIAPSGSSDSETVAKRRKLGILSDGTLEKSENVPENVQTVEETLFHKKMESVTKTAPEKSNSSVGRSEEEVAEKIPISSRSTRNSEKFEDGVAEARQHTKDIEGSVNMSDHGSESETKRAVQSRNESEKSLWQQTDPDKERNTADVVEIVGERSTEYTEVPLGALDIAAADSLTLSPHHEGSDAGDTERLEELPLCSCRMEAPRVDSTSHRISRQCMATESINGELRACSNRTIKGETMRPSSRVPLMVLCEVHRSHMVKHHCCPGCGYFCIAGTFLECCPDQRIAHRFHRGCVTVLGAGRSRSNGGGMLFCPHCGEDASEAQEVTIPSFSSSTASVTTVVTMSASSTTTPSLPPSALTAPSLTASTGGMKDGKMPERPVSARMRSHGLVTPAVEQQPPQPVASAATVATIPPAEEGVDSVGPSLCMPNGKPICPGALPPGPSRAALQKAILTQDTERKKKLRFHPRQLYPAAKQGEVQRVLLMLMEGIDPTYQPDSQNRRSALHAAAQRGLLEVCYILVQAGAQVDALDKDRRTPLLEAIINNHIEVAHYLVQNGACVYHSEDDGYTGLHHAAKLGNLEIVNMLLETGQVDVNAQDSGGWTPIIWSAEHKHVEVIKVLLNRGADVTINDKSLPSFQELNVCLHWAAYAGNVDIAELVLNSGCPLASVNMHGDTPLHIAAREGYLECVTLFLSRGADIDIVNREGDTPLSLARADTPVWVALQINRKLRRGITNRMLRTERIICSDVAQGYENVPIPCVNAVDDEGCPSDYKYVSENCETSAMNIDRNITHLQHCSCTDDCSSSNCLCGQLSIRCWYDKDQRLLQEFNKIEPPLIFECNMACSCYRTCKNRVVQAGIKVRLQLYRTEKMGWGVRALQDIPQGSFICEYVGELISDAEADVREDDSYLFDLDNKDGEVYCIDARYYGNISRFINHLCDPNLIPVRVFMLHQDLRFPRIAFFSSRDIHSGQELGFDYGDRFWDIKSKYFTCQCGSEKCKHSAEAIALEQSRLARLDVCTESGTDCGMTMLGNS; this is encoded by the exons ATGTCGGCATCTGAGACAACGACGAAGG AGCCTCCTGAAGGAAATGACTCAGAAACACCTgcagagtcattagctggaCCAAGTCAAGTAAAGAAAG ATAATGCAGCCTTCACCACTGCTGTTGACAAGAAGACAGAGCCCATGGGTGGCATGCCATCAATGTTATCTCTGCAGCCTGGGAAGGACGCTTCCAGAgctggagaggagggagagaaatggTCACCTGCATCCTCTCCAAACAAACCTGCATCAG gacatgcagcaaagtcCCTTTTATCAATGTCCTCCTCTACTTCTACGTCTTCAACGTTGTCCCCTGGCCGAGCAAAGATGAGTGTTTCTGGACCTGGCAGTAGTAAATCCGTCCTGGCACCtggctcctcctcttcctcctcttcgtcctcttcgtcctcttcatcctctgccACAGCCTCCTCATCTCCTTCTGTCTCCCCTGGCCCACCCAAGATCCACCGGGCCCGCAAGACCATGAACAGGCCTCCACTAGGGCAG ataAGCCATGTTGAAGCACCTATTGCACCTTCAGGATCCTCTGACTCTGAAACTG TTGCAAAAAGGAGAAAACTGGGTATTTTATCTGATGGCACACTTGAGAAGTCAGAGAACGTTCCAGAAAATGTTCAAACTGTG GAAGAAACGTTATTTCATAAAAAGATGGAGTCTGTTACCAAGACTGCACCAGAGAAGAGCAACAGCAGTGTGGGGAGGTCAGAGGAGGAAGTAGCTGAGAAAATTCCGATTTCCAGTCGGTCCACGCGAAATTCAGAAAAG TTTGAGGATGGTGTGGCAGAAGCAAGGCAGCACACTAAAGACATAGAGGGGTCAGTGAACATGTCAGATCAT GGTTCAGAGTCTGAAACAAAGAGAGCCGTCCAGAGTAGAAATGAGAGCGAGAAGTCTTTGTGGCAGCAAACAGACCCGGACAAAGAGAGAAACACAGCTGATGTGGTGGAGATAGTGGGAG AAAGGTCCACTGAGTACACAGAGGTTCCCTTGGGTGCTCTGGACATCGCTGCTGCCGACAGTCTGACACTTTCTCCTCATCACG AAGGAAGTGATGCAGGAGACACAGAGCGGCTGGAGGAGCTTCCCCTCTGCAGCTGCAGAATGGAGGCTCCTCGAGTTGACAGCACCAGCCACCGCATCAGCAGACAGTGTATGGCCACTGAGAGCATCAATGGAGAG CTGAGGGCCTGTTCCAATCGGACTATAAAGGGGGAGACCATGCGGCCATCAAGTCGGGTGCCCCTTATGGTGCTTTGTGAAGTCCATCGCTCACACATGGTCAAACACCACTGCTGTCCTGGGTGTGGATACTTCTGCATAGCG GGCACATTTCTTGAGTGCTGCCCAGACCAGCGCATCGCTCACCGTTTCCACCGAGGTTGTGTGACGGTGCTGGGCGCTGGGCGCAGCCGATCAAATGGCGGCGGTATGCTTTTCTGTCCCCACTGTGGTGAAGATGCCTCCGAGGCCCAGGAGGTTACCATCCCCTCCTTCAGCTCATCCACAGCCTCCGTGACCACCGTCGTTACCATGTCggcctcctccaccaccaccccaTCTCTGCCGCCATCCGCTCTTACAGCACCCTCACTCACAGCCTCAACAGGAGGGATGAAGGACGGGAAGATGCCTGAGAGACCTGTCAG TGCACGTATGCGTAGTCATGGCTTAGTGACACCGGCAGTGGAGCAGCAGCCCCCGCAGCCTGTAGCCTCTGCAGCGACTGTGGCCACCATCCCCCCAGCAGAGGAGGGGGTGGACAGCGTGGGGCCCTCTCTCTGTATGCCAAATGGGAAACCCATCTGCCCTGGTGCACTTCCACCTGGGCCCAGCAGGGCGGCGCTGCAGAAGGCCATTCTCACACAGGACACTGAGAG GAAGAAGAAACTGAGGTTCCACCCCCGCCAGCTTTACCCTGCTGCCAAGCAAGGCGAAGTACAGAGAGTCCTGCTCATGCTGA TGGAGGGCATAGATCCAACATACCAGCCTGACTCTCAGAACAGGCGCTCTGCTCTACATGCTGCAGCCCAGAGAGGTCTGCTGGAAGTCTGCTACATACTCGTACAG GCCGGTGCCCAAGTGGATGCCTTGGACAAGGACAGAAGGACCCCTCTGTTGGAAGCAATCATCAACAATCACATTGAGGTGGCTCACTACCTGGTCCAGAACGGCGCCTGTGTCTATCATAGT GAGGATGATGGGTATACTGGCCTCCACCACGCAGCCAAGCTGGGAAACCTGGAAATTGTCAACATGCTTCTGGAAACGGGTCAGGTTGATGTGAACGCACAG GACAGCGGTGGTTGGACGCCGATCATCTGGTCCGCAGAGCACAAACACGTAGAGGTGATAAAAGTGCTGCTGAACAGAGGAGCTGATGTCACCATTAATGACAAG TCCCTACCCTCCTTTCAGGAGCTGAACGTGTGTCTCCACTGGGCGGCGTATGCAGGGAATGTGGATATAGCAGAGCTGGTGTTGAACTCTGGCTGTCCCCTTGCCTCGGTTAACATGCACGGAGACACGCCGCTCCACATCGCCGCCAGAGAGGGCTACTTGGAATGTGTTAC GTTGTTCCTCTCCAGAGGTGCAGACATTGACATCGTGAACAGGGAAGGAGATACGCCTCTGAGCCTTGCACGGGCCGACACGCCGGTGTGGGTAGCACTCCAGATCAACAGGAAGCTGAGAAGGGGAATAACCAATCGTATGCTTCGGACTGAGAGAATCATCTGCAG TGATGTTGCGCAGGGCTATGAGAACGTACCGATTCCCTGTGTGAATGCAGTGGACGATGAGGGTTGTCCTTCAGACTACAAATACGTTTCAGAAAACTGTGAAACTTCAGCAATGAACATAGACCGCAATATTACACACTTACAG CACTGTAGCTGCACTGATGACTGCTCATCTAGTAACTGCCTCTGTGGACAGCTGAGTATCCGCTGCTGGTACGACAAG GACCAGCGGCTGCTCCAGGAATTCAACAAAATTGAACCTCCACTTATATTTGAATGCAACATGGCGTGTTCCTGTTACCGAACGTGCAAAAACAGGGTGGTACAGGCAGGCATCAA AGTTCGTCTTCAGCTCTACAGGACAGAGAAGATGGGCTGGGGAGTTCGAGCTCTGCAGGATATTCCCCAGGGAAGCTTCATCTGCGA ATATGTTGGGGAGCTCATCTCTGACGCAGAGGCAGATGTTCGAGAAGACGACTCCTACCTGTTTGACCTGGACAACAAG GATGGGGAGGTGTATTGTATCGATGCCCGGTACTATGGCAACATCAGCCGCTTCATCAACCACCTGTGCGACCCAAACCTCATCCCAGTACGTGTGTTCATGCTGCACCAGGACCTGAGATTTCCCCGCATCGCCTTCTTCAGCTCCAGAGACATCCACAGTGGACAAGAGCTGGG ATTCGACTATGGAGACCGCTTTTGGGACATTAAGAGCAAGTATTTCACCTGTCAGTGTGGATCGGAAAAATGCAAACACTCAGCCGAGGCCATCGCCTTGGAGCAGAGTAGACTGGCTCGACTGGATGTTTGCACAGAATCGGGAACTGACTGTGGGATGACCATGCTTGGAAACTCTTAA
- the ehmt2 gene encoding histone-lysine N-methyltransferase EHMT2 isoform X4 → MSASETTTKEPPEGNDSETPAESLAGPSQVKKDNAAFTTAVDKKTEPMGGMPSMLSLQPGKDASRAGEEGEKWSPASSPNKPASGHAAKSLLSMSSSTSTSSTLSPGRAKMSVSGPGSSKSVLAPGSSSSSSSSSSSSSSSATASSSPSVSPGPPKIHRARKTMNRPPLGQISHVEAPIAPSGSSDSETVAKRRKLGILSDGTLEKSENVPENVQTVEETLFHKKMESVTKTAPEKSNSSVGRSEEEVAEKIPISSRSTRNSEKGSESETKRAVQSRNESEKSLWQQTDPDKERNTADVVEIVGEERSTEYTEVPLGALDIAAADSLTLSPHHEGSDAGDTERLEELPLCSCRMEAPRVDSTSHRISRQCMATESINGELRACSNRTIKGETMRPSSRVPLMVLCEVHRSHMVKHHCCPGCGYFCIAGTFLECCPDQRIAHRFHRGCVTVLGAGRSRSNGGGMLFCPHCGEDASEAQEVTIPSFSSSTASVTTVVTMSASSTTTPSLPPSALTAPSLTASTGGMKDGKMPERPVSARMRSHGLVTPAVEQQPPQPVASAATVATIPPAEEGVDSVGPSLCMPNGKPICPGALPPGPSRAALQKAILTQDTERKKKLRFHPRQLYPAAKQGEVQRVLLMLMEGIDPTYQPDSQNRRSALHAAAQRGLLEVCYILVQAGAQVDALDKDRRTPLLEAIINNHIEVAHYLVQNGACVYHSEDDGYTGLHHAAKLGNLEIVNMLLETGQVDVNAQDSGGWTPIIWSAEHKHVEVIKVLLNRGADVTINDKSLPSFQELNVCLHWAAYAGNVDIAELVLNSGCPLASVNMHGDTPLHIAAREGYLECVTLFLSRGADIDIVNREGDTPLSLARADTPVWVALQINRKLRRGITNRMLRTERIICSDVAQGYENVPIPCVNAVDDEGCPSDYKYVSENCETSAMNIDRNITHLQHCSCTDDCSSSNCLCGQLSIRCWYDKDQRLLQEFNKIEPPLIFECNMACSCYRTCKNRVVQAGIKVRLQLYRTEKMGWGVRALQDIPQGSFICEYVGELISDAEADVREDDSYLFDLDNKDGEVYCIDARYYGNISRFINHLCDPNLIPVRVFMLHQDLRFPRIAFFSSRDIHSGQELGFDYGDRFWDIKSKYFTCQCGSEKCKHSAEAIALEQSRLARLDVCTESGTDCGMTMLGNS, encoded by the exons ATGTCGGCATCTGAGACAACGACGAAGG AGCCTCCTGAAGGAAATGACTCAGAAACACCTgcagagtcattagctggaCCAAGTCAAGTAAAGAAAG ATAATGCAGCCTTCACCACTGCTGTTGACAAGAAGACAGAGCCCATGGGTGGCATGCCATCAATGTTATCTCTGCAGCCTGGGAAGGACGCTTCCAGAgctggagaggagggagagaaatggTCACCTGCATCCTCTCCAAACAAACCTGCATCAG gacatgcagcaaagtcCCTTTTATCAATGTCCTCCTCTACTTCTACGTCTTCAACGTTGTCCCCTGGCCGAGCAAAGATGAGTGTTTCTGGACCTGGCAGTAGTAAATCCGTCCTGGCACCtggctcctcctcttcctcctcttcgtcctcttcgtcctcttcatcctctgccACAGCCTCCTCATCTCCTTCTGTCTCCCCTGGCCCACCCAAGATCCACCGGGCCCGCAAGACCATGAACAGGCCTCCACTAGGGCAG ataAGCCATGTTGAAGCACCTATTGCACCTTCAGGATCCTCTGACTCTGAAACTG TTGCAAAAAGGAGAAAACTGGGTATTTTATCTGATGGCACACTTGAGAAGTCAGAGAACGTTCCAGAAAATGTTCAAACTGTG GAAGAAACGTTATTTCATAAAAAGATGGAGTCTGTTACCAAGACTGCACCAGAGAAGAGCAACAGCAGTGTGGGGAGGTCAGAGGAGGAAGTAGCTGAGAAAATTCCGATTTCCAGTCGGTCCACGCGAAATTCAGAAAAG GGTTCAGAGTCTGAAACAAAGAGAGCCGTCCAGAGTAGAAATGAGAGCGAGAAGTCTTTGTGGCAGCAAACAGACCCGGACAAAGAGAGAAACACAGCTGATGTGGTGGAGATAGTGGGAG AAGAAAGGTCCACTGAGTACACAGAGGTTCCCTTGGGTGCTCTGGACATCGCTGCTGCCGACAGTCTGACACTTTCTCCTCATCACG AAGGAAGTGATGCAGGAGACACAGAGCGGCTGGAGGAGCTTCCCCTCTGCAGCTGCAGAATGGAGGCTCCTCGAGTTGACAGCACCAGCCACCGCATCAGCAGACAGTGTATGGCCACTGAGAGCATCAATGGAGAG CTGAGGGCCTGTTCCAATCGGACTATAAAGGGGGAGACCATGCGGCCATCAAGTCGGGTGCCCCTTATGGTGCTTTGTGAAGTCCATCGCTCACACATGGTCAAACACCACTGCTGTCCTGGGTGTGGATACTTCTGCATAGCG GGCACATTTCTTGAGTGCTGCCCAGACCAGCGCATCGCTCACCGTTTCCACCGAGGTTGTGTGACGGTGCTGGGCGCTGGGCGCAGCCGATCAAATGGCGGCGGTATGCTTTTCTGTCCCCACTGTGGTGAAGATGCCTCCGAGGCCCAGGAGGTTACCATCCCCTCCTTCAGCTCATCCACAGCCTCCGTGACCACCGTCGTTACCATGTCggcctcctccaccaccaccccaTCTCTGCCGCCATCCGCTCTTACAGCACCCTCACTCACAGCCTCAACAGGAGGGATGAAGGACGGGAAGATGCCTGAGAGACCTGTCAG TGCACGTATGCGTAGTCATGGCTTAGTGACACCGGCAGTGGAGCAGCAGCCCCCGCAGCCTGTAGCCTCTGCAGCGACTGTGGCCACCATCCCCCCAGCAGAGGAGGGGGTGGACAGCGTGGGGCCCTCTCTCTGTATGCCAAATGGGAAACCCATCTGCCCTGGTGCACTTCCACCTGGGCCCAGCAGGGCGGCGCTGCAGAAGGCCATTCTCACACAGGACACTGAGAG GAAGAAGAAACTGAGGTTCCACCCCCGCCAGCTTTACCCTGCTGCCAAGCAAGGCGAAGTACAGAGAGTCCTGCTCATGCTGA TGGAGGGCATAGATCCAACATACCAGCCTGACTCTCAGAACAGGCGCTCTGCTCTACATGCTGCAGCCCAGAGAGGTCTGCTGGAAGTCTGCTACATACTCGTACAG GCCGGTGCCCAAGTGGATGCCTTGGACAAGGACAGAAGGACCCCTCTGTTGGAAGCAATCATCAACAATCACATTGAGGTGGCTCACTACCTGGTCCAGAACGGCGCCTGTGTCTATCATAGT GAGGATGATGGGTATACTGGCCTCCACCACGCAGCCAAGCTGGGAAACCTGGAAATTGTCAACATGCTTCTGGAAACGGGTCAGGTTGATGTGAACGCACAG GACAGCGGTGGTTGGACGCCGATCATCTGGTCCGCAGAGCACAAACACGTAGAGGTGATAAAAGTGCTGCTGAACAGAGGAGCTGATGTCACCATTAATGACAAG TCCCTACCCTCCTTTCAGGAGCTGAACGTGTGTCTCCACTGGGCGGCGTATGCAGGGAATGTGGATATAGCAGAGCTGGTGTTGAACTCTGGCTGTCCCCTTGCCTCGGTTAACATGCACGGAGACACGCCGCTCCACATCGCCGCCAGAGAGGGCTACTTGGAATGTGTTAC GTTGTTCCTCTCCAGAGGTGCAGACATTGACATCGTGAACAGGGAAGGAGATACGCCTCTGAGCCTTGCACGGGCCGACACGCCGGTGTGGGTAGCACTCCAGATCAACAGGAAGCTGAGAAGGGGAATAACCAATCGTATGCTTCGGACTGAGAGAATCATCTGCAG TGATGTTGCGCAGGGCTATGAGAACGTACCGATTCCCTGTGTGAATGCAGTGGACGATGAGGGTTGTCCTTCAGACTACAAATACGTTTCAGAAAACTGTGAAACTTCAGCAATGAACATAGACCGCAATATTACACACTTACAG CACTGTAGCTGCACTGATGACTGCTCATCTAGTAACTGCCTCTGTGGACAGCTGAGTATCCGCTGCTGGTACGACAAG GACCAGCGGCTGCTCCAGGAATTCAACAAAATTGAACCTCCACTTATATTTGAATGCAACATGGCGTGTTCCTGTTACCGAACGTGCAAAAACAGGGTGGTACAGGCAGGCATCAA AGTTCGTCTTCAGCTCTACAGGACAGAGAAGATGGGCTGGGGAGTTCGAGCTCTGCAGGATATTCCCCAGGGAAGCTTCATCTGCGA ATATGTTGGGGAGCTCATCTCTGACGCAGAGGCAGATGTTCGAGAAGACGACTCCTACCTGTTTGACCTGGACAACAAG GATGGGGAGGTGTATTGTATCGATGCCCGGTACTATGGCAACATCAGCCGCTTCATCAACCACCTGTGCGACCCAAACCTCATCCCAGTACGTGTGTTCATGCTGCACCAGGACCTGAGATTTCCCCGCATCGCCTTCTTCAGCTCCAGAGACATCCACAGTGGACAAGAGCTGGG ATTCGACTATGGAGACCGCTTTTGGGACATTAAGAGCAAGTATTTCACCTGTCAGTGTGGATCGGAAAAATGCAAACACTCAGCCGAGGCCATCGCCTTGGAGCAGAGTAGACTGGCTCGACTGGATGTTTGCACAGAATCGGGAACTGACTGTGGGATGACCATGCTTGGAAACTCTTAA
- the ehmt2 gene encoding histone-lysine N-methyltransferase EHMT2 isoform X1: MSASETTTKPPEGNDSETPAESLAGPSQVKKDNAAFTTAVDKKTEPMGGMPSMLSLQPGKDASRAGEEGEKWSPASSPNKPASGHAAKSLLSMSSSTSTSSTLSPGRAKMSVSGPGSSKSVLAPGSSSSSSSSSSSSSSSATASSSPSVSPGPPKIHRARKTMNRPPLGQISHVEAPIAPSGSSDSETVAKRRKLGILSDGTLEKSENVPENVQTVEETLFHKKMESVTKTAPEKSNSSVGRSEEEVAEKIPISSRSTRNSEKFEDGVAEARQHTKDIEGSVNMSDHGSESETKRAVQSRNESEKSLWQQTDPDKERNTADVVEIVGEERSTEYTEVPLGALDIAAADSLTLSPHHEGSDAGDTERLEELPLCSCRMEAPRVDSTSHRISRQCMATESINGELRACSNRTIKGETMRPSSRVPLMVLCEVHRSHMVKHHCCPGCGYFCIAGTFLECCPDQRIAHRFHRGCVTVLGAGRSRSNGGGMLFCPHCGEDASEAQEVTIPSFSSSTASVTTVVTMSASSTTTPSLPPSALTAPSLTASTGGMKDGKMPERPVSARMRSHGLVTPAVEQQPPQPVASAATVATIPPAEEGVDSVGPSLCMPNGKPICPGALPPGPSRAALQKAILTQDTERKKKLRFHPRQLYPAAKQGEVQRVLLMLMEGIDPTYQPDSQNRRSALHAAAQRGLLEVCYILVQAGAQVDALDKDRRTPLLEAIINNHIEVAHYLVQNGACVYHSEDDGYTGLHHAAKLGNLEIVNMLLETGQVDVNAQDSGGWTPIIWSAEHKHVEVIKVLLNRGADVTINDKSLPSFQELNVCLHWAAYAGNVDIAELVLNSGCPLASVNMHGDTPLHIAAREGYLECVTLFLSRGADIDIVNREGDTPLSLARADTPVWVALQINRKLRRGITNRMLRTERIICSDVAQGYENVPIPCVNAVDDEGCPSDYKYVSENCETSAMNIDRNITHLQHCSCTDDCSSSNCLCGQLSIRCWYDKDQRLLQEFNKIEPPLIFECNMACSCYRTCKNRVVQAGIKVRLQLYRTEKMGWGVRALQDIPQGSFICEYVGELISDAEADVREDDSYLFDLDNKDGEVYCIDARYYGNISRFINHLCDPNLIPVRVFMLHQDLRFPRIAFFSSRDIHSGQELGFDYGDRFWDIKSKYFTCQCGSEKCKHSAEAIALEQSRLARLDVCTESGTDCGMTMLGNS, from the exons ATGTCGGCATCTGAGACAACGACGAAG CCTCCTGAAGGAAATGACTCAGAAACACCTgcagagtcattagctggaCCAAGTCAAGTAAAGAAAG ATAATGCAGCCTTCACCACTGCTGTTGACAAGAAGACAGAGCCCATGGGTGGCATGCCATCAATGTTATCTCTGCAGCCTGGGAAGGACGCTTCCAGAgctggagaggagggagagaaatggTCACCTGCATCCTCTCCAAACAAACCTGCATCAG gacatgcagcaaagtcCCTTTTATCAATGTCCTCCTCTACTTCTACGTCTTCAACGTTGTCCCCTGGCCGAGCAAAGATGAGTGTTTCTGGACCTGGCAGTAGTAAATCCGTCCTGGCACCtggctcctcctcttcctcctcttcgtcctcttcgtcctcttcatcctctgccACAGCCTCCTCATCTCCTTCTGTCTCCCCTGGCCCACCCAAGATCCACCGGGCCCGCAAGACCATGAACAGGCCTCCACTAGGGCAG ataAGCCATGTTGAAGCACCTATTGCACCTTCAGGATCCTCTGACTCTGAAACTG TTGCAAAAAGGAGAAAACTGGGTATTTTATCTGATGGCACACTTGAGAAGTCAGAGAACGTTCCAGAAAATGTTCAAACTGTG GAAGAAACGTTATTTCATAAAAAGATGGAGTCTGTTACCAAGACTGCACCAGAGAAGAGCAACAGCAGTGTGGGGAGGTCAGAGGAGGAAGTAGCTGAGAAAATTCCGATTTCCAGTCGGTCCACGCGAAATTCAGAAAAG TTTGAGGATGGTGTGGCAGAAGCAAGGCAGCACACTAAAGACATAGAGGGGTCAGTGAACATGTCAGATCAT GGTTCAGAGTCTGAAACAAAGAGAGCCGTCCAGAGTAGAAATGAGAGCGAGAAGTCTTTGTGGCAGCAAACAGACCCGGACAAAGAGAGAAACACAGCTGATGTGGTGGAGATAGTGGGAG AAGAAAGGTCCACTGAGTACACAGAGGTTCCCTTGGGTGCTCTGGACATCGCTGCTGCCGACAGTCTGACACTTTCTCCTCATCACG AAGGAAGTGATGCAGGAGACACAGAGCGGCTGGAGGAGCTTCCCCTCTGCAGCTGCAGAATGGAGGCTCCTCGAGTTGACAGCACCAGCCACCGCATCAGCAGACAGTGTATGGCCACTGAGAGCATCAATGGAGAG CTGAGGGCCTGTTCCAATCGGACTATAAAGGGGGAGACCATGCGGCCATCAAGTCGGGTGCCCCTTATGGTGCTTTGTGAAGTCCATCGCTCACACATGGTCAAACACCACTGCTGTCCTGGGTGTGGATACTTCTGCATAGCG GGCACATTTCTTGAGTGCTGCCCAGACCAGCGCATCGCTCACCGTTTCCACCGAGGTTGTGTGACGGTGCTGGGCGCTGGGCGCAGCCGATCAAATGGCGGCGGTATGCTTTTCTGTCCCCACTGTGGTGAAGATGCCTCCGAGGCCCAGGAGGTTACCATCCCCTCCTTCAGCTCATCCACAGCCTCCGTGACCACCGTCGTTACCATGTCggcctcctccaccaccaccccaTCTCTGCCGCCATCCGCTCTTACAGCACCCTCACTCACAGCCTCAACAGGAGGGATGAAGGACGGGAAGATGCCTGAGAGACCTGTCAG TGCACGTATGCGTAGTCATGGCTTAGTGACACCGGCAGTGGAGCAGCAGCCCCCGCAGCCTGTAGCCTCTGCAGCGACTGTGGCCACCATCCCCCCAGCAGAGGAGGGGGTGGACAGCGTGGGGCCCTCTCTCTGTATGCCAAATGGGAAACCCATCTGCCCTGGTGCACTTCCACCTGGGCCCAGCAGGGCGGCGCTGCAGAAGGCCATTCTCACACAGGACACTGAGAG GAAGAAGAAACTGAGGTTCCACCCCCGCCAGCTTTACCCTGCTGCCAAGCAAGGCGAAGTACAGAGAGTCCTGCTCATGCTGA TGGAGGGCATAGATCCAACATACCAGCCTGACTCTCAGAACAGGCGCTCTGCTCTACATGCTGCAGCCCAGAGAGGTCTGCTGGAAGTCTGCTACATACTCGTACAG GCCGGTGCCCAAGTGGATGCCTTGGACAAGGACAGAAGGACCCCTCTGTTGGAAGCAATCATCAACAATCACATTGAGGTGGCTCACTACCTGGTCCAGAACGGCGCCTGTGTCTATCATAGT GAGGATGATGGGTATACTGGCCTCCACCACGCAGCCAAGCTGGGAAACCTGGAAATTGTCAACATGCTTCTGGAAACGGGTCAGGTTGATGTGAACGCACAG GACAGCGGTGGTTGGACGCCGATCATCTGGTCCGCAGAGCACAAACACGTAGAGGTGATAAAAGTGCTGCTGAACAGAGGAGCTGATGTCACCATTAATGACAAG TCCCTACCCTCCTTTCAGGAGCTGAACGTGTGTCTCCACTGGGCGGCGTATGCAGGGAATGTGGATATAGCAGAGCTGGTGTTGAACTCTGGCTGTCCCCTTGCCTCGGTTAACATGCACGGAGACACGCCGCTCCACATCGCCGCCAGAGAGGGCTACTTGGAATGTGTTAC GTTGTTCCTCTCCAGAGGTGCAGACATTGACATCGTGAACAGGGAAGGAGATACGCCTCTGAGCCTTGCACGGGCCGACACGCCGGTGTGGGTAGCACTCCAGATCAACAGGAAGCTGAGAAGGGGAATAACCAATCGTATGCTTCGGACTGAGAGAATCATCTGCAG TGATGTTGCGCAGGGCTATGAGAACGTACCGATTCCCTGTGTGAATGCAGTGGACGATGAGGGTTGTCCTTCAGACTACAAATACGTTTCAGAAAACTGTGAAACTTCAGCAATGAACATAGACCGCAATATTACACACTTACAG CACTGTAGCTGCACTGATGACTGCTCATCTAGTAACTGCCTCTGTGGACAGCTGAGTATCCGCTGCTGGTACGACAAG GACCAGCGGCTGCTCCAGGAATTCAACAAAATTGAACCTCCACTTATATTTGAATGCAACATGGCGTGTTCCTGTTACCGAACGTGCAAAAACAGGGTGGTACAGGCAGGCATCAA AGTTCGTCTTCAGCTCTACAGGACAGAGAAGATGGGCTGGGGAGTTCGAGCTCTGCAGGATATTCCCCAGGGAAGCTTCATCTGCGA ATATGTTGGGGAGCTCATCTCTGACGCAGAGGCAGATGTTCGAGAAGACGACTCCTACCTGTTTGACCTGGACAACAAG GATGGGGAGGTGTATTGTATCGATGCCCGGTACTATGGCAACATCAGCCGCTTCATCAACCACCTGTGCGACCCAAACCTCATCCCAGTACGTGTGTTCATGCTGCACCAGGACCTGAGATTTCCCCGCATCGCCTTCTTCAGCTCCAGAGACATCCACAGTGGACAAGAGCTGGG ATTCGACTATGGAGACCGCTTTTGGGACATTAAGAGCAAGTATTTCACCTGTCAGTGTGGATCGGAAAAATGCAAACACTCAGCCGAGGCCATCGCCTTGGAGCAGAGTAGACTGGCTCGACTGGATGTTTGCACAGAATCGGGAACTGACTGTGGGATGACCATGCTTGGAAACTCTTAA